In Brassica napus cultivar Da-Ae chromosome C2, Da-Ae, whole genome shotgun sequence, the sequence cacatttcatcaaacaccttgtgtGCTCTCGAAattattcttctttttcctaACAGAAACTTACCTCATTGCAAGTAATCTCTCATACACTTGCTTTCGACTCCTCTAAATCGTCTTCTGTCAGCACTTCTCTCGAAATTCTCTTCTCTCAATCTCGTCTTTCTCAAAGTTTGATGCTTCCCTTCTGTCGCGACTTCAACGAAGAAAAGGGTTTTAGTTTCTGAAAACACAAAACGGCGTCGTTTTCAATACCCCAAAACGCCGTCGTTTTCTTTTAACATTCGAGTCTTAATCCACGTAATCACCCTCTTGATCCACGTAATAACCCGTTATGTCCACATAAGACACCGTTATAATTTGACTAACGGCAACACGGTCAAAGTATGAATTGGCCTAAAAGTGTAAGTTGATgtatgaaatttaaatttaaattttgttaatgtATGTTTTAGCACAGGTGTTGAGTGCATGTACTGATCGGGACCGGGACCCCCTGTTGATGTATGAATTGAccgttttcccgctaaaaatactTTGTTATTTTGGTTTCACTTTCACATGTTAAAAACTCGACAACCGAACAAACTAAACCACCTACCCGTCGCTAACTAGCAACAGCTTAATATTCTGGATTAGTAAGAACctagaaattaaattttttgattttatttgtaTCCAATCATTATTTTTCCCCTCCCTCACCTCATTTCAAAGTTAAATACGCCTCAGAGCCAAGTAAGCCAATACTCTATAACTAGCaaacatgaaaaacaaaacacTAACGCTCGTCCACATCCCAATGTCTCCAACCACTTCCTCCTCCATAAACCTACACCCAGCAGTCATAGCCGTTCCTTGCGTTCTCTTGGGCTCACATCCAAACATCCTCAATATCTCATCACCATTACCATACTGGATTGCAATTAACAGACGGTAACAATAAAACGTCGTGGAGATGTATTTCATCCACACCATTCCATAAGGCACTTTGTTCACGTAGTAACCACCGGTTAAAACAAACGCTAGCATTGTCACAGTCACGATCGTGGAAGCTTTCTTTGCGTCCATGATCGCTGCGCCAAGGGCAAGTCCGAGTCCTTGGGATGCTAAAACGTATAGTAGTAGCACGAAGAGGGTGAGGAGGAAAGGGACTAGCCCTGGACGTAGACCGACCATCCAATAAGTTAGCGTCAAGAACACTGCCGGGAGAACGAGTTCCATGGAGAGCGATCCAATGACATGAGCCATGAAGTAAGATGAGAGTGTGTACATACCGGACGAGCGTTCTCGAGTGAAGATGGCTCGTTCTTGCGGAAACGTGAAAACTGCGTTAAATGACGGAATTACCCCCCAGAAAATGGATATGAAGAAGAGTAGTCCTAGTCGGTCCTGTAACAAAACATTATGTTAAAAAACACCAAACCATACaacaatatgttttatttttctatttatatatgattAGTAATGTTTGTGTACTTACGTGTACGTCTCGATAATCTGAGTGCCACCACATTAGACCAGAGAGTAGTGAAGACGCTATCACTTGGAAAACGCGAAGTGCATCGAAGGATTCGTGGCGCCGTTCTTTAAGAAGTCTGTGGAGGAGAATGCAAAGTTGGCTGGACCATGTTGTGATACCTGACGTTATTCCATGTTCGTTCTCTCGCGTTTTTACAAAACGCATGTTCTCTCCAAGAGAAGGTGCCGCATCGATGCAGGTTTTGACGTTTGGGGCTAGCAATGTATTATAAGCTACAGCCAGCGTCTGTTTCACGTTTGGCTTTTCCCGTTCTGTCATGCCGTCAATTTGACAAACTCCTGCATAGGTTAACAAATCTCAATCAGTTTAGAGAAGCTACGTATAATAATCAATAAAACTTGAGGAAAATTAAGCTAAAAATCAGGGAACTGTTTTCATGTATTTGCTAACCAGTAGTgaatttcattcaaaaaaaaaacagtagtgCATAACAAATAGCCATGATTAGCTGGTACCTACTCAATCAAATAATCCAAAAGAGCCAGACCGGTTAACCAATTAATGGACCAATAAAAGTGTTATTAATATctatcaaactatatatattaatgaaattaaccACTCAAATTATCATCCAAATACACGAAAGTTAACTCGGCAATGGCCAAtggaataattaattaaatatcctaaatataaaaatggaaaagacAATTCAAAGTGGCATTCCATCAAACAGAGATGAGGGCGAATCAACCAATcgtctttttgtttctttgacgGCACCAATCGTATTGTTTGGACCGACCAATTCCCCTATATTCAAACAGGTTTTGACACCATATTGGATTAATctaacaaaagtaaatatcttttttttttttttttttttttttttttttttttttttttagtgctTGGAGTAGGTTCCATTGCAACCCTAGTTCGATTCCCATGGGGAGGGGTGCTTTACGCCATGTTATCGGTATCAGCGCCGGCCGGCCCCGGGCCTGGGGTGGGACTAAGGCCGAAGGCCCGAACCCATCCtagtctacaaaaaaaaaaaaaaaaaaaaaaaaaaaaaaaaaaaaaatatctttaaacCAAATAAATTGACTAATAAGTAACGGAGACTGAGTTTGCAGTAAAACTGACCAATCAAGTTGGAGAAGCGAGAGAGTCCACCCAAGAACGCACAAGGTCACCACTACGGTTCTTAATTTTAGCTTCTTCATTGATTCCAATTTCTTAATATTGCAAAATCTTGAGCATCAAATAATCTACTATATATTTGAATTCCACTTTCGGAAAAATATTCTGAATAGTTTCAATTCCTAACACGTGTTAAGCTTTACTTTTCCTGCTAAAGAGACTCGTTTCCCATGCAACTATCTATTGCATATGGGCTGAAAGAAACAAACGACTTCATGATGGTACGTCGTCAACTCCCGCAACGATTTGCAAGCTTATTGATCGCAACATCAGAGACACTATCTTGGGGAAACGGCACAAGAAGAACTACAAGACCCTTATGCTATCATGGCTAAGGAACCTCTAGAAAGTTttaattcttcttcttcaatggaCTTCatcttgtttttattctttttgccAAGGTGATCtcctttttgttttaaaatttttgtaaagtTTGCAAACTCTTCTcatatttaatatgaaattcacattttggcaaaaaaaaaaaaaaactatcaacgGAATTAAAATGAATTTCAGCGAACAAAAGTTTTTGATAGtcaataaataaatgaataatgcATAGTCAAGTAGTCGACAAGTGTAGTCAAGTCATCAAATCTCATAAGCCAGCTTTTGAAAAGGCAATGATTTTGGAacagaaaatttaatttatgttgttcttttctttcaaattgATCAATAAGTTAGGGCAAGTGGTATTTACTGTTGTACTTTGACGTATATCTAACATTTCTGATGAAAATATAGCAAATACTTCCAATAACTAATAACTAGTCAAACAATATTCTTGCTTAGTACACCATGTGATTATCAACTTTCCAGCCATGAAAAATCACATACATTTACACATACATATCTgaaaatatatgcatatattgtatatatgcaATAGATCGAGTGGTCATGTGGATGGTTGGTCCAATTAGAGGAAACTTTTTCATAAAGATAATGATTCAAAGAAAGATTGAATGTGAAGAATATGGTTGTGAAGACAAAGAAACTATATGATGTTAAACATATGCCATTGCACGCAACAaactatttctttctttttcatgaCAAGCTATTTTATGTGCCATTTATACTCCCTATCTTATATGATATGAATGTGTCTCTTTAGGTTGAAACTGTAAGTAATTCCCCACAATTCATTTTCTTTTCCCTATCTGGATAAAAACTATATTGCTTCGATGTGGATTGAGTAAGGAGGAGTGAAAACCACGAGTTAGATGCCAAGGTGTGATTGGGTACTTTAGGCGGTTACCCATTAACGTAAAAGTTTCCCAAGTCAAGGATGAATGgaaaaacgaaaactatagaACATCTAAAGCCATGCCCACACGTGGAGCTCAAAGGCCAGGCATAAATAAAAGAGGGAAAGAGTAAGAAGGCTGCTTTCATTAAAACAAGTAAAAGAAGGTTGCATTAGTTGGCTGAAAAAGGATTAagagacaaaattgaaaaaagcTTGGGTAgtgcaaacaaaaaaagaagaacttaCTTTTTGAAAAAGTTGGATAAAGAGGAAACAGAAACACAAAACACAGAGAGACAGAGTTTGTGAAACCCATAACGTCATTTTGTAACACAGATTAGACACGTTGTGTTTTCTTCTAGTTAACccgttaaaaataaaataaagagcaTCTTGTTCTGATTTATTAtgaaaagaataaaagaaaatcatgGTTTAATAGTGAAAATGTGTAATGAGATaagtttttgtttatataaaagCAAAGAATAACATTTATTCAGATGATATATAATAAGCCAAAAGttacaccaaaaaaatataataagccAAAATTGAAACCCAAATACCTGTGGCATACATATCATACtcgaaaagagagagagaaataaagCCATAACACGTTCCCAGTTGGCCATAATTATTAACATCAAAAAGCCACCGTTCAATTATCaactttacttttaaaaatgtgGCACAATTAGTAgtatataaacttataataaaaattgacccaaaaaaacttataataaaataaacaattacTAGATATGACCATAgaagaaattttatttaatactgCTGAATACTAATAGTATAACGCTAGCgctttgtttaaaaatttaaagtactAAACTCCGAAATAACAAAGCTATAACCAAAGTAAATCACAAGCCATCACGACGACCAGGGTCCAAAAGAGACATATAATAGCTTAGACTTGTATAGCTTTCATCGTACGTCGGCATAACGATCataaatataacatttattACTATCTCTCTTTTTGGGGTCAAGCTTTTATATTCATAGTATTTttctatacaaatatttttttttttgactgatcTATACAAATATCTTACCTTCTCACATGATTCGTATCATGCATGGCTGCGGTATCATTGTATCAAAGATCCCATATACTTCTACATACACATAACACCAACCAAAACgacaatttcatattttgttgtCATATCATCAGTCAATTCATGTAGGAGTACCTTTCACACAAAGTAAACCAAGTTTaagattataataaaaaaatcgaaTCCTAGGTCTAATCATCTggtgaaatatttgtttattttcaatcCAAGAAAATGCGTGTTAGTATACTAagggtctgattggttgcaactgtaattttagttttttgctgtagaatttaTGCTGTGTATTTTTTTGCTGTAGCGGTAAGATTTTTGTTGTGATTTTGTATGTTATAAAACTCATAGATTTATTAATAAGTTTCTAAAGCACTGTTATTTTGCTGTGGAAATATTAGTGTATAcagtcaaaagaaaaagaaaaaaaagaaacgaagcTGTAGgtttcaaaaatcaaagcaaaagGTTGATTGTTAAATATTGTGGCTGTAGAAATATTTTTTGCTGTTCACAGCAACCAAAGCACAAACCAATCAACCTCTAAGTCATGGAGTTAAATAATgataatttgaattttaaaaatgagaacGTACCGTTAGCAAGATCGAGAAGGAAGTCAGCCGGATTCATTGGAAAGGCAGGCGAGAACCCGACGGACTCGAAGTAAGCCATGGCGTCTCTTCCTTTTCCGTAGAACAAACACTTTCCTTCGCAAAGAAGAAGCACAGTATCAAACATCTGGAACACACGGCTCGACGGCTGGTGAATCGACGTGACCACCGCCTTCCCTCTACCATGAGCCATCCCGGCGAGTGTCTGAACAAGCCGTAGAGCCGCCGTAGCGTCGAGTCCAGACGTAGGCTCGTCGAGGACAAGAAGGCTCGGGTTGATGAGTAACTCATGAGCTATACTCACTCGTTTCCTCTCACCGCCAGATATCCCTCTGATGAAAGTGTTACCAACCACTGTGTTCTCGCATTTCTCCAGCCCCAGCTCGGAGATCACTGACTCGGCGGCTTTGATCTTGTCGTGTCTTGTTAGACTCCGAGGGAGACGGAGCAAGGCGACGAAAACTAGGGTTTCGCGTACGGTTAAGTGAGGGTAGAGGAGATCGTCCTGCGCGACGAAGCCAGTACGTTTTAGCGTTTGTTTCGTTGGTTTCACATCGTTCATGAGTATTTTTCCGGTGAGACCTGGTCCATGGAGTCTCCCTGCAATAGCGTTTAGTAGCGTGGACTTTCCGCTTCCGGATGGTCCAAGAACAGCCATAAACTCGCCGGGTGACACCATTCCGGTAACTCCATTAAGTATCGTCCTCTCCTCCGTTGATGTAGTCTCATCGGACGGTTTGTGGTCTAGTCCCAACAATCTCTGGATCTTACCGGACTCGCCGGTTTTGCCATGGATCTTCACTCGGTAACAGACATCAACGAACTAAACAAAGTACAAGTCATGTCCCCAGTCAAACCGAGTCAACAATGTATTAGTCAgtgtttcttatatatatatatatatactgtatatatataaatattcaaaaactagtgtagtatataaatatgtacCCTGAGGGTGATTGGGAAAcaaggagatgatgatgataaaatTGAGCGAGGTTCACGAGGATCTTGAGGGAGACGAGCTGATAAATCTAGACCGTTCCTTTGATTTTCAACGCCGTCAAAACTTGACATTATTGTTAcctcttttcttaaataaaaattcagacAACAAACTTAAACGGAGTTAGAAGTacagatcgagagagagagtttgGTTAAGAATATTGAGAAGGCTGAGGATCAGGTGGTGAGTTGCTGAGAGCTCTATTTATGGAGGAGAAGTGGGACGAGAAAGGCTAGTGGGATGCCATGTAAGCAAAGTGGTGTTTAATGTTCattaacatgtggcaaaatGCCAGGGGGCGGCTGCTGAAAGGAATCGGGTCGTCTTTTCTCTCCATTAGTGTGTGTATAATTTGCCACTTTAattctctctttccttttcgGATTGTTAatgtgtttctttcttttcatttcgAATATACTTTTCCTCTCTTTACAGAGTAGATAATTCCATTTAAGTGTTTTCCATTCTAATTGTCAAATTGAGAATCAACTGAtctttttttgctttaaaaagtaaaagacaCACTTGGACGATGGTCGATCATCATAATGTATATTATCATCATATATATGTGTTAGGATTAGTTTTTGTTTCTAGTTAAAATGCATCCGCGAGCCGGCctcttcttgttttcttttgtaaaattgcAGAGACTTCTCCATCCAACATTATCAACAAGGAGGTCCAAAAAACAACATTCTCGCTTCACTGCTTCACTGCGTTAGGTGATGTGGAAGAGGCCCTGATGAACCAATGAGCTCGCTCGGTTTGACAAGGGATTTGAGGGAGATTAGACCTCCTATAAAGTACCAAGACTTGAAATGGAAAAATGTACGAGGGAGAGGTAAGCGGCCGTGGTAACACTCACTAGTtgctctttttcatttttttttttggtttcgaCTCTCTCATGCCTTGAATGTTTCATAGGTTTGAGATGTTATTCATCATGAATTATATTCATGCAATTTTTTTCTCACTATAAGGTTTGCAACCTTATCAtgtaaacatttttattttaattgaaagccctttgtcaaaaaaaaaaaattgcagagACAATAACTTAATACGTATCCAAAAACTCGTATAATGAAAAGAGAGGTAATGAGAGATCTAGTTGAGTCAACTAAACCTAAATATTTTCATCTAAATCTATTAATGGTTTTTGTGTGAAATACTTTTTATTAGTGACTAACATAATCTATAAAAcgatgaaagttttttttttgaaatgcttaatgtaaacacacaaataattaaataattaataaatatttttttataaattacttaatataattataaaaatacaaaagttAAAACAGAAGAGTTAAACAAtaaatttcattattattttagaatatttatctataaataaatttatcaaaaaaaaaatctatatataaaataaataaaatatgaaaattccgaaatgattaaaattaaatgataaatgtaactgaTTACTATTAAATCTTTATAAATAGGTGTATGTATGATCAAGATAAAACTGAAacttaaaatgaataaaataaatttttaaactttaaaaaaatacttaagttgtaaataatcgaaatcaaattataaatgcaagctgtatatatatatatgaaaataaaatggaaGAGAGACAAGTTAGTTTATGTGGGCTAGAAAATTAGCATAGCTAACACGAGGTAAATCTAATGTGCtcttggggtcaaaatcggtcacgacggaatcaatgtctgaaagtccgtaaaaatcggtatgaacgtttttacgaaaaataaatcttcgtaaaagatttatttttacgaagaatcttgcggagaaaacacattcacgagacatcggacaagagctcgaaaaaagtcgctacgcaacgaccgaatgcgtgttccgctcggtcgctatgtagcgaccgagctcgaagccaagctcgatcgttacgtagcaaccgagcgtccgttccgctcggtcgctacgtagcgactgagcgtccgttccgctcagtcgctacgtagcgaccgagctcgagcgaCCGAGCGTCAATTCTGCTCGGTCGctagcgtccgttccgctcagtcgctacgtaacgaccgagctcgagccaagctcggtcactacgtagcgaccaagcgttcgttccgctcggtcgctacgtaggaaccgagctcttctgaaacgttgatacgacattagtccatgcattctcatctacccttcgatgctatctcccgaagaccgtagcgaacccatttcatgtttcccgccattctaagtcatcgatcaaactttacggtaaaaaccgcggaaagttcgttctttatcgaaagaagccgtaataaacgctttgagtcagaagacggcccaaagggacctaagacatgactcgaggcccaacttacgatttcttaactaacagcccgtaagccgcatgacggtttgcgcttggttcgcaaggaaaaataaatgtcaaagtttccgcggataaatacgaaattttgaagataattacgaagatcgggaaaaatggaatatctccatttttaggctatgacggcttaagggtagaAGGGAAAaaacgtaaaccgacctaggagcgagtatataaggagtgcTACGCGAGAGGCATaggagaactttttagactcagaactctcggcatttagaaactctgaggcattattctcgacatgctctgtttccatgactggcacccgattaccagacgaacgtgcacaagcagttcgatctcttggttcactcttgaactacgttcggcttgatccttgaaaggggtacgtaggcagcctttcataaggttcagtccaaaatcaatcaaaaatcttttctgtattttcttcgtcttttgttatcgagctgtgagtcaactaggtttgagcttttaggccgctagaactaggtaactcgctgacagcctttgcggccaaagtttttatgatctcttgtaatgatcgcaacgctctcacgcggactcgaaataagatctactgttttctctaaactcgtttgttatcttttcatgatttccgcatatatttggtcacttgccgttggctctcgcagagatccgggacctctgggaaattagggttttcctagttttctcatttaaacgtaaatcgacagtgcgaatttcggttcccacgtGTGTAATGATAACAAACCTCAGTAGTCAGAAGCCATGGCCGGCCATTGCTTGTCGTCCATCTATATGAAATCATAtagataattaaataatatgaaatataagcatgataaaagtaaataatatgtCCATTCTACGATTAGTTTATGTTTCGATCTTAAGTTTGGTAACATTGTAGATGTTTCAAAAATAACAAGTATTTTTGCTATTCCAATAACCTGTGAAAGAACATATGATTTGTATATTTACCATGTTTCAAAAGTTGACAAAACTTTAagttttgattaaaaaagaCTGTTGtaagttagcaaaaaaaaaaaagaatgttgtACCCATTTGTGTGTTTGTGGCTGCTGaagtttgatgttttgaaatgtTATAAGTTTTGTCTCCACAATATACATGTTTCTACTAAAATCCATTT encodes:
- the LOC106395435 gene encoding ABC transporter G family member 25-like; translation: MSSFDGVENQRNGLDLSARLPQDPREPRSILSSSSPCFPITLRFVDVCYRVKIHGKTGESGKIQRLLGLDHKPSDETTSTEERTILNGVTGMVSPGEFMAVLGPSGSGKSTLLNAIAGRLHGPGLTGKILMNDVKPTKQTLKRTGFVAQDDLLYPHLTVRETLVFVALLRLPRSLTRHDKIKAAESVISELGLEKCENTVVGNTFIRGISGGERKRVSIAHELLINPSLLVLDEPTSGLDATAALRLVQTLAGMAHGRGKAVVTSIHQPSSRVFQMFDTVLLLCEGKCLFYGKGRDAMAYFESVGFSPAFPMNPADFLLDLANGVCQIDGMTEREKPNVKQTLAVAYNTLLAPNVKTCIDAAPSLGENMRFVKTRENEHGITSGITTWSSQLCILLHRLLKERRHESFDALRVFQVIASSLLSGLMWWHSDYRDVHDRLGLLFFISIFWGVIPSFNAVFTFPQERAIFTRERSSGMYTLSSYFMAHVIGSLSMELVLPAVFLTLTYWMVGLRPGLVPFLLTLFVLLLYVLASQGLGLALGAAIMDAKKASTIVTVTMLAFVLTGGYYVNKVPYGMVWMKYISTTFYCYRLLIAIQYGNGDEILRMFGCEPKRTQGTAMTAGCRFMEEEVVGDIGMWTSVSVLFFMFASYRVLAYLALRRI